The Agrobacterium vitis genome has a segment encoding these proteins:
- a CDS encoding phage tail tape measure protein, with translation MDDTQRLVVSLEARLNKYEKDMSRAAKATNDNFRKMEGRARQSAESMEKTMGNAASSIGSKLETMFAPLVRGGALVAGMGGATIALKEIANSVAEVDREARKAGVSSKVWQQWTYVATGTGMSIDGVTDALKELNIRGDEFAKTGKGSAEEAFQRLGYTATDVAQKLKDPSRFLDEIIGKLQKMDAAAQTRILDEVFGGTGAEQMAKVLGLSVAEIQKMRSEAATFTDEQIEAAKKIDREFSTMWRNFMVYAKQAAVESVNVASKVIGYINDPSNGARNLAVASYNSSDKQLQRLQTQRADLAKQIAETEANPLNALKETELRQLRAALAAIEDQIVALGGGSDELKAALRELSGMTTNVGNSFMSNTTAARNFKTALIELKNLVPELKAELDTLATTDGIDVAYNKAVNSARTMGEVMNATDLANRAKSIAKFGKHDNILDLIASVESGGDYNATLDNGRWTGGAQNLTGMTLNQVRELQRKMLADPANRALYGDGKGSSALGRYQITGATLEGLIKELGLSGDRLYDEKTQDELARALLRRRGSDPAALRQEWSGLNRVDDGTIRSTYNGTPTAAQPLAPTDGEKQRTELIKQQDAARKSLNQTVQEGLDLARFEQSISSMSASQQQVELAVYQAQQEAKRAGITLSEEEIAKLREKITLTQQIDGENKKVAASTDGLKNAQVYFAESFTSSLSGLLTGTQTLEGALKGLLNSLVDASLQAALLGKGPLSGLFGGGGTGSGILGSIFGFADGGYTGDGGKHEPAGVVHKGEYVMSKAATRRIGLGNLEAMHRGALRGGYDEGGYVGNTPALRAADVKPSYNNASSVQNISISTPVTVNTSGGGTPEQNADLAKQVSREMEATMRSVVVSELQQQMRPGNLLSAGRGR, from the coding sequence ATGGACGACACACAGCGCCTTGTCGTGAGCCTGGAGGCCCGGCTTAACAAGTATGAGAAGGACATGAGCCGGGCGGCCAAAGCCACAAACGACAACTTCCGAAAGATGGAAGGCCGCGCCCGGCAGTCGGCAGAGAGCATGGAAAAGACGATGGGTAACGCCGCGTCGTCCATTGGTAGCAAGCTCGAAACGATGTTCGCCCCACTGGTGCGTGGCGGTGCTCTTGTTGCCGGCATGGGTGGAGCAACCATTGCGCTGAAGGAAATCGCGAACAGCGTCGCCGAAGTAGACCGTGAGGCCCGTAAAGCTGGTGTCTCATCGAAGGTATGGCAGCAGTGGACCTATGTCGCCACTGGCACCGGCATGAGCATCGACGGCGTGACCGATGCCCTCAAGGAACTGAATATTCGCGGCGACGAATTCGCCAAGACCGGCAAGGGCAGCGCTGAAGAGGCTTTCCAGCGTCTCGGCTATACCGCGACCGACGTTGCGCAAAAGTTGAAAGACCCCAGCCGCTTCCTTGATGAGATTATCGGCAAGCTTCAGAAGATGGACGCGGCAGCACAGACCCGCATCCTTGACGAGGTATTCGGCGGGACCGGCGCGGAACAGATGGCGAAAGTGCTAGGCCTGTCCGTCGCCGAAATCCAGAAGATGCGCAGCGAGGCCGCAACCTTCACCGATGAGCAGATTGAAGCCGCGAAGAAGATTGACAGAGAGTTTTCGACCATGTGGCGCAACTTCATGGTTTACGCCAAGCAGGCCGCCGTTGAAAGCGTCAACGTCGCATCGAAGGTGATCGGCTATATCAATGACCCGTCCAATGGCGCGCGCAATCTTGCCGTCGCCAGCTATAACAGCTCCGATAAACAGCTTCAGCGCCTTCAGACTCAACGTGCCGACCTTGCCAAGCAAATCGCCGAAACAGAAGCGAATCCGCTCAACGCCCTGAAGGAGACCGAACTTCGCCAGCTTCGCGCGGCTCTCGCTGCCATCGAAGACCAGATCGTCGCTCTGGGAGGCGGCAGCGACGAATTGAAGGCCGCGCTCCGAGAACTGTCCGGTATGACAACTAATGTCGGCAACAGTTTCATGTCGAACACGACCGCAGCGAGGAACTTCAAGACCGCGCTCATCGAACTGAAGAACCTCGTCCCGGAACTGAAGGCCGAACTCGACACCCTCGCCACGACGGACGGCATCGACGTGGCCTACAACAAGGCCGTGAACAGCGCCCGGACGATGGGCGAGGTCATGAACGCGACCGACCTTGCAAACCGCGCCAAGAGCATCGCCAAGTTTGGCAAGCACGATAATATCCTTGATCTCATCGCCAGCGTAGAAAGCGGCGGGGACTATAACGCGACCCTCGACAATGGCCGGTGGACGGGCGGCGCTCAGAACCTCACGGGCATGACGCTCAATCAGGTGCGTGAACTTCAGCGCAAAATGCTCGCTGACCCGGCGAACCGCGCCCTCTACGGCGACGGCAAAGGTTCGTCCGCGCTTGGCCGCTACCAGATCACGGGCGCGACCCTAGAGGGCCTTATCAAGGAACTCGGCCTGTCCGGTGATCGTCTCTATGATGAAAAGACCCAGGACGAACTTGCCCGCGCCCTTCTTCGCCGTCGTGGTAGTGATCCGGCAGCGCTTCGGCAGGAGTGGAGCGGCCTTAACCGCGTGGATGATGGCACCATTCGCAGCACCTATAACGGCACGCCGACCGCAGCCCAGCCCCTCGCCCCGACCGATGGCGAAAAGCAACGCACCGAACTTATCAAGCAGCAGGACGCCGCCCGCAAGAGCTTGAATCAGACGGTGCAAGAAGGCCTTGATCTCGCACGGTTCGAACAGTCGATCTCCAGCATGTCGGCATCGCAGCAACAGGTTGAGCTTGCGGTCTATCAAGCCCAACAAGAGGCTAAGCGCGCCGGGATTACCTTGTCAGAAGAGGAAATCGCCAAGCTCCGCGAGAAGATCACCCTGACACAACAGATTGATGGAGAAAACAAGAAGGTCGCGGCTTCCACGGATGGTTTGAAAAATGCGCAGGTCTATTTCGCCGAAAGCTTCACCAGCAGCTTATCAGGCCTCCTCACCGGCACACAGACCCTTGAGGGGGCGCTGAAAGGCCTCTTAAACAGTCTCGTTGATGCCAGCCTTCAGGCGGCGCTACTCGGCAAAGGACCGCTTTCCGGCCTGTTTGGCGGCGGAGGCACCGGCAGTGGTATCCTCGGGTCAATCTTTGGCTTCGCGGACGGTGGCTATACTGGCGACGGCGGAAAACATGAACCGGCTGGCGTCGTCCATAAGGGCGAATACGTCATGTCAAAGGCAGCAACGCGCCGCATCGGCCTGGGAAATCTTGAGGCGATGCACCGTGGGGCGCTTCGTGGCGGATATGATGAAGGGGGCTATGTCGGGAATACCCCTGCTTTGCGCGCTGCGGACGTGAAGCCCAGCTACAATAATGCCTCATCAGTCCAAAACATCAGCATTTCCACCCCCGTAACGGTGAACACTTCAGGCGGTGGAACGCCAGAACAAAACGCCGACCTCGCAAAACAGGTATCGCGCGAAATGGAAGCGACGATGCGCTCGGTCGTAGTTTCAGAACTCCAGCAGCAAATGAGACCGGGTAATCTACTCAGCGCTGGACGCGGCAGATAA
- a CDS encoding DUF7946 domain-containing protein, producing MPEKIQFHFEGRLADQHTLNFYEAARFQYATARLVVKLAQFRDLGRFSKRIHASSNFDVLLETHKEGSFDITILAPLVMAGYDAFVSTSLSTLMTYVFERIVGKSSDSEVAKSLNSVQKITDTFGQISENNTDQMKQVLEFVDKNQDHLIAMADKNAELYERLLAERERVNLLGANSLELHKIDPVREQKLISMSAPLVTEMATVLRTSADSLQVIARSNTSGKPRNILYLNKKMAEEIESDVVDQQMTSILGNIIQYNKESGWGKVRADFPNSPMSFNIPSDVKSTLQSKILAAMGREKIYMRTYVVRNKAKEATRLVVVGLMDMPVA from the coding sequence TTGCCAGAAAAAATACAGTTTCATTTTGAAGGCAGGTTAGCAGATCAGCATACGCTAAATTTCTATGAGGCGGCGCGATTCCAGTATGCTACGGCTAGGCTCGTCGTTAAGCTTGCGCAATTTCGTGATCTTGGTCGCTTTAGTAAGCGGATTCATGCGAGTAGCAATTTTGACGTGCTACTGGAAACGCATAAAGAAGGATCGTTCGACATTACGATCCTTGCTCCATTGGTAATGGCAGGATACGATGCCTTCGTCAGCACAAGTCTTTCCACCCTAATGACTTATGTCTTCGAAAGAATTGTTGGAAAGTCTTCTGACAGTGAAGTGGCCAAGTCTTTGAACAGTGTTCAAAAGATCACGGATACCTTCGGCCAAATCAGTGAGAACAATACTGATCAGATGAAGCAGGTGCTAGAGTTTGTTGATAAAAATCAGGATCATCTCATTGCTATGGCCGACAAAAATGCAGAGCTTTACGAGAGGCTGCTTGCGGAAAGGGAGCGGGTGAATCTGCTGGGAGCCAATAGCTTGGAGCTTCATAAAATTGACCCTGTTCGCGAGCAAAAGCTGATCTCAATGTCCGCGCCGCTTGTCACAGAAATGGCTACTGTGCTGCGAACAAGTGCAGATAGTTTGCAGGTAATAGCTCGAAGCAATACGTCTGGAAAGCCGCGTAATATTTTATATCTAAATAAGAAAATGGCTGAAGAAATTGAAAGCGATGTTGTTGATCAACAAATGACTTCGATACTTGGAAATATTATACAATACAATAAAGAAAGTGGATGGGGTAAAGTTAGGGCAGATTTCCCTAATTCGCCAATGAGTTTCAATATACCTTCGGATGTTAAATCGACGTTGCAAAGTAAAATTCTTGCAGCGATGGGGAGGGAGAAAATTTATATGAGAACCTACGTCGTGAGGAATAAAGCCAAAGAAGCGACAAGACTCGTAGTGGTTGGCCTTATGGACATGCCTGTCGCTTAA
- a CDS encoding type 1 glutamine amidotransferase domain-containing protein has protein sequence MTKINEAKILILATDGYERSELRVPLDQLKAKGASVTIASLKKEPIKSWDDKNWGDTVDVDLTVEEASASNYDALVIPGGQINPDILRADAKAVQLVRDFVASGKVVAAVCHGPWLLVEADALRGRQATSYASIRTDVKNAGARWVDQTVVADQGIITSRNPGDLNAFVAKIVEEVEEGRHERRAA, from the coding sequence ATGACAAAGATTAATGAAGCAAAGATCCTTATTCTTGCCACTGATGGCTATGAACGTTCGGAATTGCGGGTTCCGCTGGATCAGTTGAAGGCCAAGGGCGCGTCAGTGACCATCGCCTCGTTGAAAAAAGAACCGATCAAAAGCTGGGATGACAAGAACTGGGGTGACACGGTCGATGTAGACCTCACTGTCGAAGAGGCTTCTGCCAGCAATTACGATGCGCTGGTCATTCCCGGTGGTCAAATCAATCCGGATATCCTGCGGGCCGATGCCAAGGCCGTTCAGCTGGTGCGCGATTTCGTCGCGTCCGGCAAGGTCGTCGCTGCTGTCTGCCATGGGCCTTGGCTGCTGGTCGAAGCTGATGCGTTGCGCGGCCGTCAGGCAACGTCCTATGCCTCGATCCGCACCGATGTGAAGAATGCCGGTGCTCGCTGGGTTGACCAGACCGTGGTTGCCGATCAGGGCATCATCACCTCGCGAAATCCCGGCGATCTCAATGCGTTCGTCGCCAAAATCGTCGAGGAGGTCGAAGAAGGCCGCCATGAGCGGCGCGCCGCCTGA
- a CDS encoding cupin domain-containing protein: protein MPGYSARPPAISTLLIDDAVVRVTRWDFEPGAATGHHVHGLGYVVVPMTDCEFLIEDTAGERRVTSRAGEAYRREAGVEHNVVNGGTLPMSFIEIEYK, encoded by the coding sequence ATGCCCGGATATTCCGCCCGCCCGCCTGCCATTTCCACGCTTTTGATCGATGATGCCGTGGTGCGGGTGACGCGCTGGGATTTTGAGCCGGGTGCCGCCACCGGCCATCATGTCCATGGACTTGGCTATGTCGTGGTGCCAATGACGGATTGCGAATTCCTGATCGAGGACACGGCTGGCGAACGGCGCGTCACCAGCCGGGCTGGCGAGGCTTACCGGCGCGAGGCGGGCGTGGAGCACAATGTCGTCAATGGCGGCACGCTACCGATGAGCTTTATTGAAATCGAATATAAATGA
- a CDS encoding MBL fold metallo-hydrolase → MTIQPNISADYHADHGRRIPIIGGVERVTANNPSAMTYMGTNTYIVGEKSVCVIDPGPDNPAHFHALQLALRGREVSHIIVTHTHRDHSGLALRLQDLTGAKLVAEGRHRLARPLHPGEAAAFTESGDRDFTPDLTLGDTERLKGDGWTLETVLTPGHAANHAAFALVGTGILFSGDHVMAWASTVIAPPDGSMRDYMASLDVLLARDDLAYLPGHGGPVLSPLDHVSRLKGHRLNREETILGRIQAGDRTIDEMLAAIYHNISPDLYKPAVLSILAHLEDLVARGAVQCEGPALADSRFHPA, encoded by the coding sequence ATGACAATCCAACCGAATATCAGCGCCGATTATCATGCAGACCATGGACGCCGCATCCCCATTATTGGCGGCGTCGAACGGGTCACGGCCAATAATCCCTCCGCCATGACCTATATGGGGACCAATACCTATATTGTCGGCGAAAAATCCGTCTGTGTGATCGATCCTGGCCCCGATAACCCTGCGCATTTCCATGCTTTGCAATTGGCGCTGCGCGGTCGCGAAGTCAGCCATATCATCGTCACCCATACCCACCGCGACCATTCCGGCCTTGCCCTGCGGCTGCAAGACCTGACCGGGGCAAAGCTGGTGGCCGAGGGCCGGCACCGGCTGGCGCGCCCCTTGCACCCCGGTGAGGCGGCCGCCTTTACCGAAAGCGGCGACCGCGATTTCACCCCCGACCTCACCCTTGGCGACACCGAGCGGCTGAAGGGGGACGGCTGGACACTGGAAACCGTGCTGACCCCCGGCCATGCCGCCAACCATGCCGCCTTTGCGCTCGTTGGAACCGGCATCCTGTTTTCCGGCGATCATGTCATGGCCTGGGCGTCAACGGTGATTGCGCCACCCGACGGATCGATGCGCGATTACATGGCCTCGCTGGATGTTCTGCTGGCGCGCGACGACCTTGCCTATTTGCCCGGGCATGGCGGGCCGGTTCTGTCTCCCCTCGACCACGTCTCCCGGCTGAAAGGCCATCGACTGAACCGCGAAGAGACCATTCTTGGCCGCATTCAGGCCGGAGACAGGACGATAGACGAGATGTTGGCCGCCATTTACCACAATATCAGCCCGGATCTCTATAAGCCCGCTGTCCTGTCTATTCTGGCGCATCTGGAGGATCTGGTGGCAAGGGGCGCTGTCCAATGCGAAGGGCCAGCCTTGGCCGACAGCCGGTTTCACCCGGCTTGA
- a CDS encoding DUF1499 domain-containing protein, whose product MTIRFIRPVSIAARWAWRLAVLSLLFLVAAWLGFRFGPLSMPSFVLAVLLCGGLAALSVPFALWGLWRLWSIGAKGGLAASRALVIAALPLSVLGLAAERYQTRPMLYEVVSDTADPPGWIVSPASKSSWLPRPLSDAVVQARLQAEAYPTLTVRRYDGALDRVYQAVRKVASDQRWSVTATRGAAYARPDFQAPTAVSGTPAGPAPVPVPIPRPQPQAQDLIPDNEPPGVIRIQASTRNFILGFPFDILIRLREEEETVLVDIRVSSRYGPHDLGFAAAIANGYLTALDGELLGIASQ is encoded by the coding sequence ATGACCATCCGTTTCATTCGTCCCGTTTCCATTGCCGCCCGCTGGGCCTGGAGGCTGGCGGTTTTGTCCCTGCTGTTTTTGGTGGCGGCCTGGCTTGGGTTCCGTTTCGGCCCGCTGTCCATGCCGAGCTTCGTGCTTGCGGTTCTGCTCTGTGGCGGGTTGGCGGCGCTATCGGTGCCGTTTGCTCTCTGGGGCCTGTGGCGGCTCTGGTCGATCGGCGCCAAGGGCGGCTTGGCTGCTAGCCGGGCGTTGGTCATTGCGGCTCTGCCGCTTTCGGTGCTGGGGCTGGCGGCTGAGCGCTACCAGACCCGACCGATGCTTTATGAAGTGGTCAGCGATACCGCCGATCCGCCCGGCTGGATCGTGTCCCCAGCGTCGAAATCCAGCTGGCTGCCGCGCCCACTGAGCGATGCCGTTGTTCAAGCCCGTCTACAGGCGGAGGCCTATCCAACCCTGACCGTGCGCCGCTATGACGGAGCGTTGGATCGGGTCTATCAGGCGGTGCGCAAAGTGGCTTCCGACCAGCGCTGGAGCGTAACGGCGACGCGCGGGGCAGCTTATGCCCGCCCGGATTTCCAGGCTCCGACGGCGGTCTCCGGGACGCCTGCCGGGCCTGCACCTGTGCCGGTGCCAATCCCGCGACCGCAGCCGCAGGCCCAGGATCTCATTCCCGATAACGAGCCGCCCGGGGTGATTCGCATCCAGGCCAGCACCCGCAATTTCATTCTTGGCTTCCCCTTCGATATTCTCATTCGGCTGCGGGAAGAAGAGGAGACGGTACTCGTCGATATCAGGGTTTCCAGCCGCTACGGTCCCCACGATCTCGGCTTTGCCGCCGCCATCGCCAATGGCTACCTGACCGCGCTGGATGGCGAATTGCTGGGTATCGCCAGCCAGTGA